The following proteins are encoded in a genomic region of Nitrospirota bacterium:
- a CDS encoding nucleotidyltransferase domain-containing protein, with translation MEQKIIDVIDRFKSLLSDKISVSDIVVYGSRVRGDSSEHSDLDVLVVVDISNHYIDNIISDCAWEAGFPDDIVVVPIVVTVGALKESPIRESSFIKAVYREGILV, from the coding sequence ATGGAACAAAAAATAATTGATGTTATAGATAGATTTAAATCTCTCTTATCAGATAAAATATCAGTTTCTGATATCGTTGTGTACGGTTCACGAGTTAGGGGAGATTCATCTGAACATTCTGATCTGGATGTATTGGTTGTTGTGGACATATCAAATCATTATATAGACAACATAATAAGCGACTGTGCATGGGAAGCCGGGTTTCCTGATGATATTGTTGTGGTTCCTATAGTTGTTACCGTTGGTGCATTGAAAGAAAGTCCTATACGGGAATCTTCATTTATTAAGGCGGTGTATAGAGAAGGCATTTTAGTTTGA
- a CDS encoding ABC transporter ATP-binding protein produces the protein MVIISDLSKSFKTDAGVLEVLKGINMEIGDRQLISIMGASGAGKSTLLHVMGTLDRPTSGTVSFNGQDVFSLDDKKLAAFRNKTIGFIFQFHNLLQEFNTLENTMMPALISGANREEVTEKAAALLTELGLKERITHRPAELSGGEQQRVAVARALILDPLVVLADEPTGNLDTKTGEHLIEIMLKMNQNKGTTFIIVTHNESFAKKTQKIYHMEDGRLLD, from the coding sequence ATGGTTATAATATCTGACCTCAGTAAATCGTTTAAAACCGATGCTGGTGTCCTTGAGGTTTTAAAAGGGATAAACATGGAAATAGGGGACAGACAGCTGATTTCCATAATGGGAGCCTCAGGGGCCGGGAAAAGCACCCTGCTTCATGTCATGGGCACACTGGACAGACCAACCTCCGGCACAGTTAGCTTTAATGGTCAGGATGTGTTTTCATTGGATGACAAGAAACTGGCTGCATTTAGAAATAAAACGATAGGATTCATATTTCAGTTTCATAATCTCTTGCAGGAATTTAACACTCTTGAAAACACGATGATGCCGGCACTTATTTCAGGAGCAAACCGTGAGGAGGTGACAGAGAAGGCAGCCGCACTGCTTACCGAGCTTGGGCTTAAAGAGCGCATAACTCACCGTCCGGCAGAACTCTCCGGCGGCGAACAGCAAAGAGTGGCGGTAGCACGCGCACTTATCCTTGACCCACTTGTAGTCCTTGCCGATGAACCCACCGGTAACCTTGACACTAAAACAGGCGAGCACCTTATTGAGATAATGCTTAAGATGAATCAAAACAAAGGAACAACTTTCATAATCGTTACCCACAACGAGTCCTTCGCTAAAAAAACCCAAAAAATTTACCACATGGAAGACGGCAGATTGCTGGATTAG
- a CDS encoding HigA family addiction module antidote protein, which translates to MYDLKRQPTHLGVILRDEFISPLGLTQAEVAKSLKTTSVALNEIIHGKRNVSADMALRLARFFDTSEEIWLNLQDQYDLYKARERNKDLISEIKPYRETAKT; encoded by the coding sequence ATGTACGACCTAAAAAGACAGCCGACTCATCTGGGGGTTATACTCAGAGATGAGTTCATTTCTCCACTAGGCCTAACTCAGGCAGAGGTTGCAAAGAGTCTTAAGACCACATCTGTTGCATTGAATGAGATAATTCATGGTAAGCGAAATGTCTCTGCTGATATGGCGCTTAGACTTGCACGGTTTTTTGACACATCAGAGGAGATCTGGCTGAATCTTCAGGACCAGTACGACCTGTATAAGGCCCGGGAAAGAAACAAGGATTTGATTAGTGAAATTAAACCGTATAGAGAAACGGCAAAGACATAA